One Kribbella sp. NBC_00662 genomic region harbors:
- a CDS encoding adenosine deaminase — protein sequence MTASREFLAGLPKAELHVHHVGSASPRIVAELAARHPGSPVPADPGALTEYFRFSDFAHFIDIYLSVVELIKTPEDVRLLTYEIAREMAEQQNLRYAELTVTPYTSVVRGIRAEAFCEAIEDARVAAEKEFGLVLRWIFDISGEAGIPAADETLRIATKIRPEGLVGFGLGGPEIGVPRPQFQPHFEAALAAGLHSVPHAGETTGPETIWDAVRVLKAERIGHGTSTMQDPALVEYLREHRIPLEVSPTSNIATRAVASYDVHPLRAMVDAGLVVTINSDDPPMFGTDLTNEYVVASELLDLDATGAAELAKTAVRVSFAEDSVKDSLLTEIDSYLEQNKE from the coding sequence ATGACCGCGTCGCGTGAGTTCCTCGCCGGGTTGCCGAAGGCCGAGTTGCATGTCCACCACGTCGGGTCCGCCTCGCCGCGGATCGTCGCCGAGCTCGCCGCGCGGCACCCGGGATCGCCGGTGCCGGCCGACCCGGGCGCGCTGACGGAGTACTTCAGGTTCAGCGACTTCGCGCACTTCATCGACATCTACCTGTCCGTCGTCGAGCTGATCAAGACGCCGGAGGACGTGCGGCTGCTGACCTACGAGATCGCCCGCGAGATGGCCGAGCAGCAGAACCTGCGGTACGCCGAGCTCACGGTCACGCCGTACACCTCGGTGGTGCGCGGGATCCGGGCCGAGGCGTTCTGCGAGGCGATCGAGGACGCGCGGGTCGCGGCCGAGAAGGAGTTCGGCCTGGTGCTGCGGTGGATCTTCGACATCTCCGGTGAGGCGGGGATCCCGGCGGCCGACGAGACGCTACGGATCGCGACCAAGATCCGTCCGGAAGGGCTGGTCGGGTTCGGGCTCGGCGGGCCGGAGATCGGCGTACCGCGGCCGCAGTTCCAGCCGCACTTCGAGGCGGCGCTCGCGGCCGGGCTGCACAGCGTGCCGCACGCGGGCGAGACGACCGGGCCGGAGACGATCTGGGACGCGGTCCGGGTGCTGAAGGCCGAGCGGATCGGCCACGGTACGTCGACGATGCAGGACCCGGCGCTGGTCGAGTACCTGCGCGAGCACCGGATCCCGCTGGAGGTCAGCCCGACGTCGAACATCGCCACCCGCGCGGTCGCGTCGTACGACGTGCACCCTCTGCGCGCGATGGTCGACGCGGGGCTGGTGGTCACGATCAACTCCGACGACCCGCCGATGTTCGGCACCGACCTCACCAACGAGTACGTCGTCGCGTCGGAGCTGCTCGACCTGGACGCGACCGGCGCTGCCGAGCTGGCGAAGACCGCCGTCCGGGTGTCGTTCGCAGAGGACTCGGTGAAGGACTCGTTGCTGACCGAGATCGACTCCTACCTCGAACAGAACAAGGAGTAG
- a CDS encoding BTAD domain-containing putative transcriptional regulator produces the protein MTDDLRLDLLGPLRGWSGDHRLDLGPIRQQSLLAVLALRSNQVITADELVELVWSDAPPSTGVKIVPPYVYRLRKVLPEGVLVHTRDGYSLRLAPGASDLDRFESLVSAGHSDRDKDQAAARLSEALALFTGEPLSGLAGHYLSVQRHRLTERRLKVLAERIELDLERGRYGDLVPELVELVEEDLLREHFAGQLMLAYWRSGRISEALDTYTRTRHELIEQLGVEPGPELRAIHERILQNDEPVARPAVRDELPYDGAAFVGRDGVLKQVVDALHTAGPAVVAIDGMAGVGKTALAVRAARQLGDVYPDGRLFIDLHGYTPGHEPVSALQALDRLLRTLSVPADRIPADLEERAALWRSELAGRRILVVLDNAPDSAAVRPLLAGGPRCGVLVTSRRQLTGLDATARLALDVLGPEDARELLAEIVGPDRAGSAAAAAEVVSQCGHLPLAIRVAGSRLRHRPSWTIEHLSKRLDAEDRRLAELSTDSGGVSPAFALSYESLPPDQQRLFRLLGAMTGQDIEMYAAAALADLDVVEAEDLLEQLVDANLLMQLRPGRFQFHDLLRQYARTLVPEPDAVRRLLDYYLYATAEASAAIFGSRLHPLPEPATVRLPDFASVADGLAWIDAEGANVLETIRYAEARGSMEHAWRTGLAVAPCFFQRGRFYEMDEALQLGLRAAERDAEAESRVLLSIGSLGRYRIGAEESLRTLLAARDKLPEDADLTLRARLLASIGYSQAKLRPDEEALAVLDEALEASRQAGDPSIAARVLAYVGVTYSDRLEFGQALTAYRESLAQGDPGVQPEVLNGIGECLLELDRVDEAVTALTTARDLGIERGADYSLVYSYAFLGTAYARQRQWTEAIEVGRRAVELAQAGDSMHSQQNAYVRLAETLLAKGDLARARPHFARVMELAVDEGQESMILRAASGLARTNPAA, from the coding sequence GTGACGGATGACCTGCGGCTGGACCTCCTGGGCCCGCTGCGCGGTTGGTCCGGTGACCACCGGCTCGATCTCGGGCCGATCCGTCAGCAGTCCCTGCTCGCCGTCCTGGCGCTGCGGTCGAACCAGGTGATCACGGCGGACGAGCTGGTCGAGCTCGTCTGGAGCGATGCGCCGCCGTCGACGGGCGTCAAGATCGTTCCGCCGTACGTCTATCGGCTGCGCAAGGTGCTGCCGGAGGGCGTGCTGGTGCACACGCGGGACGGGTACAGCTTGCGGCTCGCACCCGGCGCTTCGGACCTGGATCGCTTCGAGAGCCTCGTCAGTGCAGGTCATTCGGATCGGGACAAGGACCAGGCCGCTGCGAGGCTGTCCGAGGCGCTGGCGCTGTTCACCGGCGAGCCTTTGAGCGGGCTCGCCGGGCACTACCTCAGCGTCCAGCGCCATCGGCTGACCGAGCGACGGTTGAAGGTGCTGGCCGAGCGGATCGAGCTGGACCTCGAACGCGGCCGGTACGGCGACCTCGTGCCGGAGCTGGTCGAGCTCGTGGAGGAGGACCTGCTGCGGGAGCATTTCGCCGGGCAGCTGATGCTCGCGTACTGGCGCAGCGGCCGGATCTCCGAGGCACTCGACACCTACACGCGCACCCGGCACGAGCTGATCGAGCAGCTCGGTGTGGAGCCCGGTCCGGAGCTGCGCGCGATCCACGAGCGGATCCTGCAGAACGACGAGCCGGTTGCGCGTCCGGCCGTGCGCGACGAGCTGCCGTACGACGGTGCGGCGTTCGTCGGGCGTGACGGCGTACTGAAGCAGGTGGTCGACGCGCTGCACACTGCGGGTCCTGCGGTTGTTGCGATCGACGGTATGGCGGGTGTCGGGAAGACGGCGCTCGCTGTGCGCGCTGCACGACAGCTGGGCGACGTGTATCCGGACGGACGGCTCTTCATCGACCTGCACGGGTACACCCCCGGGCATGAGCCGGTGTCGGCGTTGCAGGCGCTGGATCGGTTGCTGCGCACGCTGTCCGTCCCGGCTGACCGCATCCCGGCGGACCTCGAGGAGCGGGCTGCACTGTGGCGTTCTGAGTTAGCTGGGCGACGCATTCTCGTCGTACTCGACAATGCGCCGGACAGTGCGGCTGTGCGGCCGTTGCTGGCCGGTGGTCCGCGTTGTGGCGTGCTGGTGACGAGTCGACGGCAGCTGACCGGTCTGGATGCCACGGCACGGCTGGCGCTCGACGTACTGGGGCCTGAGGACGCGCGGGAGTTGCTGGCGGAGATCGTCGGACCGGACCGCGCCGGCTCTGCAGCCGCTGCTGCCGAGGTGGTGAGCCAGTGTGGTCATCTGCCGCTGGCGATCCGGGTTGCTGGGTCGCGGCTGCGGCATCGGCCGAGCTGGACGATCGAGCACCTGTCGAAACGACTCGACGCCGAGGACAGGCGGCTGGCTGAGCTCAGCACTGACAGCGGTGGGGTCTCCCCCGCGTTCGCGTTGTCGTACGAGAGTCTGCCGCCCGACCAGCAGCGGCTCTTCCGTCTGCTCGGTGCGATGACGGGTCAGGACATCGAGATGTACGCCGCTGCCGCACTGGCCGATCTGGACGTGGTGGAAGCTGAGGACCTGCTGGAGCAGCTCGTCGACGCCAATTTGCTGATGCAGCTGCGTCCTGGGCGATTCCAGTTCCACGACCTGCTGCGGCAGTACGCACGGACGCTGGTGCCGGAGCCGGACGCAGTGCGGCGTTTGCTCGACTACTACCTCTACGCGACCGCGGAGGCGAGTGCCGCGATCTTCGGGAGCAGGCTGCATCCGTTGCCGGAGCCGGCCACGGTCCGGTTACCTGACTTCGCCTCGGTGGCCGACGGATTGGCGTGGATCGACGCCGAGGGTGCCAACGTGCTGGAGACGATTCGGTACGCGGAGGCGCGCGGTTCGATGGAGCACGCCTGGCGGACCGGTCTCGCGGTGGCGCCGTGCTTCTTCCAGCGCGGCCGGTTCTACGAGATGGACGAGGCGCTCCAGCTCGGCCTGCGTGCGGCGGAACGGGACGCGGAGGCCGAGTCCCGCGTGCTGCTGTCGATCGGCAGCCTGGGGCGTTACCGGATCGGCGCGGAGGAGAGTTTGCGGACGCTGCTGGCTGCGCGCGACAAGCTGCCGGAAGACGCGGACCTGACGCTGCGCGCCCGGTTGCTGGCGTCGATCGGCTACAGCCAGGCGAAGCTGCGGCCGGACGAAGAGGCTCTCGCCGTACTCGACGAGGCGCTGGAAGCGTCCCGGCAGGCGGGAGACCCGAGCATCGCGGCGCGGGTGCTGGCGTACGTCGGGGTGACGTACAGCGATCGACTCGAGTTCGGGCAGGCCTTGACGGCGTACCGGGAGTCGCTGGCTCAGGGCGATCCCGGCGTACAGCCCGAAGTACTGAACGGGATCGGTGAGTGCCTGCTGGAGTTGGACCGGGTGGACGAGGCCGTCACCGCGCTGACGACTGCGCGTGATCTCGGCATCGAGCGTGGCGCCGACTACAGCCTGGTCTACAGCTATGCCTTCCTCGGTACGGCGTACGCGCGGCAGCGGCAGTGGACCGAGGCGATCGAGGTCGGGCGCCGGGCGGTCGAGCTGGCGCAGGCCGGCGACTCGATGCACTCGCAGCAGAATGCGTACGTACGACTGGCTGAAACGCTGCTGGCCAAGGGAGACCTCGCCCGTGCACGGCCGCATTTCGCCCGGGTGATGGAGCTCGCGGTCGACGAGGGACAGGAGTCGATGATCCTGCGCGCGGCCAGTGGGCTCGCTCGGACCAACCCGGCTGCGTGA
- a CDS encoding endonuclease/exonuclease/phosphatase family protein yields the protein MISIAFANVAGGRFVDPSGRYVDEDRTADFGRALAGLRPDVLIVTELDPDGDQLERLAAAAMPGAQLVRHAFSESHIPGVARLGVGIASTYPLVELERIDLPNPSIDFLHWRTGEPLVAHGKGFLVVRGDFGAEGSIDIVGGQVCPIHMFRSAEGVEYTYREGPGREAGDQLAAYLREEFAARGLQRAIVAGDLNMPNPEDFFGNSLGLIDAFGTPPPATTPDGRSIDRLFTTPDLVVHDVEVVKLPGADHYPVVCRVTRRAPESVIGRVREQDLIRPTTRRCPPSTRRGQSR from the coding sequence GTGATCTCGATCGCCTTCGCGAACGTTGCGGGTGGGCGGTTCGTCGACCCGTCCGGCAGGTACGTGGACGAGGACCGTACGGCGGACTTCGGGCGGGCGCTGGCCGGGTTGCGGCCGGATGTGCTGATCGTGACCGAGCTCGATCCTGACGGTGATCAGCTCGAGCGGCTGGCCGCGGCGGCGATGCCCGGCGCGCAGTTGGTGCGGCATGCGTTCTCGGAGTCGCATATCCCCGGGGTGGCGCGGTTGGGGGTCGGGATCGCGTCGACGTACCCGCTGGTCGAACTGGAGCGGATCGACCTGCCGAACCCGTCGATCGACTTCCTGCATTGGCGGACCGGCGAACCGCTCGTTGCCCATGGCAAGGGGTTCTTGGTGGTGCGGGGCGACTTCGGGGCGGAGGGATCGATCGACATCGTGGGTGGGCAGGTGTGCCCGATCCACATGTTCCGGAGCGCTGAGGGGGTCGAGTACACGTACCGCGAGGGCCCGGGGCGAGAGGCCGGGGACCAACTGGCAGCGTACTTACGGGAGGAGTTCGCCGCCCGGGGGTTGCAGCGTGCGATCGTCGCCGGCGACCTCAACATGCCCAACCCTGAGGACTTCTTCGGCAATTCCCTAGGCCTGATAGACGCCTTCGGCACCCCGCCACCGGCCACGACCCCCGACGGCCGTTCCATCGACCGCCTCTTCACAACTCCCGACCTGGTGGTCCACGACGTCGAGGTAGTCAAACTCCCCGGCGCCGACCACTACCCCGTCGTCTGCCGAGTCACCCGACGAGCTCCCGAGTCAGTCATCGGTCGAGTCCGCGAACAGGACCTCATCAGACCGACGACCCGACGCTGCCCACCCAGTACGCGCCGCGGCCAGAGTCGCTAG
- the prmC gene encoding peptide chain release factor N(5)-glutamine methyltransferase: MPVRTLLAEAAAKLAAAGVASPEYDAAELLAFVTGSSRMHLAEPTVEQRRVYDELIARRAAREPLQHLTGTAGFRYRELAVGPGVFVPRPETEVMVGWILERIAGVENPLVVDLCSGSGAIAGAIATERPDSIVHAVELSPEACVWARRNLDGTGAILHEGDIDGCLPEFDGQVEAVISNPPYIPLTAWESVTAEVRDHDPALALWSGDDGLDEIKVVAATAGRLLKPGGWFACEHADVQGESAPAVFTTTGSFTEVRDQLDLAGRHRFTTGRRI, encoded by the coding sequence ATCCCAGTGAGAACTCTGCTCGCGGAGGCCGCAGCGAAGTTGGCTGCGGCCGGGGTTGCTTCGCCTGAGTACGACGCTGCCGAGTTGCTCGCGTTTGTGACCGGGTCGAGTCGGATGCATCTGGCTGAGCCGACGGTCGAGCAGCGGCGGGTGTACGACGAGCTGATTGCGCGGCGGGCGGCTCGGGAGCCGTTGCAGCATCTGACCGGTACTGCGGGGTTCAGGTATCGGGAGTTGGCGGTCGGGCCGGGGGTGTTCGTGCCGCGGCCGGAGACCGAAGTGATGGTCGGGTGGATCCTGGAGCGGATCGCCGGGGTGGAGAACCCGTTGGTGGTTGATCTGTGTTCCGGGTCCGGGGCGATCGCGGGCGCGATCGCGACCGAGCGGCCGGACAGCATCGTGCATGCCGTCGAACTGTCGCCCGAGGCGTGTGTCTGGGCCAGGCGGAATCTGGACGGCACGGGCGCGATCCTGCATGAGGGGGACATCGACGGGTGTCTGCCGGAGTTCGACGGGCAGGTGGAAGCGGTGATCTCCAACCCGCCGTACATCCCGTTGACCGCCTGGGAATCCGTGACCGCCGAGGTCCGCGACCACGATCCCGCGCTCGCACTCTGGTCCGGTGACGACGGCCTCGACGAGATCAAGGTGGTCGCCGCGACCGCCGGCCGTCTGCTCAAACCCGGCGGCTGGTTCGCCTGCGAACACGCCGACGTCCAGGGCGAGTCGGCCCCCGCCGTCTTCACCACCACCGGCTCCTTCACCGAGGTCCGCGACCAACTGGACCTCGCAGGCCGCCACCGCTTCACCACCGGCCGCAGGATCTAG
- the prfA gene encoding peptide chain release factor 1 encodes MFEAVETLKAEYADLERQMAEPELHSDQANARRVGKRYAALAPVVRTYDEWQQTGDDIEAARELAHEDPTFAEEATRLTARREELAERLQTLLVPRDPNDDKDAILEIKAGEGGDESALFAGDLLKMYLKYAESQNWKTEVLDSAESDLGGYKSITVAVKAKGTPEPGDAPYAKLKFEGGVHRVQRVPVTESQGRIHTSAAGVLVLPEAEDVDVEIDPNDLRIDVFRSSGPGGQSVNTTDSAVRITHLPTGIVVSMQNEKSQLQNREQAMRVLRARLLAAAQEAADQEASDARRSQIRTVDRSERVRTYNFPENRFSDHRVGYKAHNLDQVLGGELEPVITALTEADLTARLEAVESQ; translated from the coding sequence ATGTTCGAAGCGGTCGAGACGCTCAAGGCGGAGTACGCCGACCTCGAGCGGCAGATGGCTGAGCCGGAGCTGCACTCCGACCAGGCCAACGCCCGCCGGGTCGGCAAGCGGTACGCCGCGCTGGCGCCGGTGGTCCGTACGTACGACGAGTGGCAGCAGACCGGCGACGACATCGAGGCCGCGCGCGAGCTCGCCCACGAGGACCCGACGTTCGCCGAGGAGGCCACGCGGCTGACCGCACGCCGCGAGGAGCTGGCCGAGCGGCTGCAGACGCTGCTCGTGCCGCGGGACCCCAACGACGACAAGGACGCGATCCTCGAGATCAAGGCGGGCGAGGGCGGCGACGAGTCCGCGCTGTTCGCCGGCGACCTGTTGAAGATGTACCTGAAGTACGCCGAGTCGCAGAACTGGAAGACCGAGGTGCTCGACTCGGCCGAGTCCGACCTGGGCGGGTACAAGTCGATCACGGTCGCGGTGAAGGCGAAAGGTACGCCGGAGCCGGGCGATGCGCCGTACGCGAAGCTGAAGTTCGAGGGCGGCGTGCACCGGGTGCAGCGGGTGCCGGTGACCGAGTCGCAGGGGCGGATCCACACGTCGGCGGCCGGGGTACTGGTGCTGCCGGAGGCCGAGGACGTCGACGTCGAGATCGACCCGAACGACCTGCGGATCGACGTGTTCCGGTCGTCGGGTCCGGGCGGGCAGAGCGTGAACACGACGGACTCCGCCGTACGCATCACGCACCTGCCGACGGGCATCGTGGTGTCGATGCAGAACGAGAAGTCCCAGCTGCAGAACCGTGAGCAGGCGATGCGGGTACTGCGTGCGCGGTTGCTGGCTGCCGCGCAGGAGGCGGCCGACCAGGAGGCCTCCGACGCCCGCCGCTCGCAGATCCGGACCGTCGACCGGTCTGAGCGGGTCCGCACCTACAACTTCCCCGAGAACCGCTTCTCGGACCACCGCGTCGGCTACAAGGCCCACAACCTCGACCAGGTCCTGGGCGGCGAGCTGGAGCCCGTCATCACGGCCCTCACCGAAGCCGACCTGACCGCCCGCCTCGAGGCCGTCGAATCCCAGTGA
- the rpmE gene encoding 50S ribosomal protein L31, whose product MKADIHPTYVETTVTCTCGATFQTRSTAENGVIHADVCSQCHPFYTGKQKILDTGGRVARFEKRYAKK is encoded by the coding sequence GTGAAGGCTGACATTCACCCGACGTACGTCGAGACCACGGTGACGTGCACCTGTGGCGCGACGTTCCAGACCCGCTCCACCGCGGAGAACGGCGTGATCCACGCCGACGTCTGCTCGCAGTGCCACCCGTTCTACACCGGCAAGCAGAAGATCCTCGACACCGGCGGCCGGGTCGCCCGCTTCGAGAAGCGGTACGCCAAGAAGTAG
- the rho gene encoding transcription termination factor Rho: MTETVEASSAADAAATTAPRRRKAGGGLEGMLLPELKQLAGTLGIKGTGALRKGQLIEAIKAAQAGGSTAGGGSTGGSRAKATQPTLDEAAESSAPAAKTAEAPAKREGGSRRTRAAAQKDTPKDEPAQNGAAPEVTAPAAAAATAQAEAPAVHAGTAAQNGAAERVETRGDDRGDDRADDREARNRGRDNNRDNRDANQGRDNRDRNRDSQNRDGQRDGQRDGQRDGQRDGQGNRDGNRDGGRDGNRDRNRDNQNRDGQRDGQRDGQRDGQGDNQRNRQDQNDRGEEGDGRRRRRRGRDRDRNRDGQPSNRDGGRDGGRDGGRDSNRNRGRGERFDAEPTISEDDVLVPAAGILDVLDNYAFVRTSGYLPGPNDVYVALSMVKRYGLRKGDAITGAVKQPQEGERKEKFNPLVRIDTVNGADPEIAKQRQDFNKLTPLYATERLRLETEPGILTTRIVDIVSPIGKGQRGLIVSPPKAGKTMVLQALANAITTNNPEVHLMVVLVDERPEEVTDMQRTVKGEVIASTFDRPADDHTTVAELAIERAKRLVELGHDVVVLLDSITRLGRAYNIAAPASGRILSGGVDSSALYPPKRFFGAARNIEDGGSLTILATALIETGSKMDEVIFEEFKGTGNMELRLRREFADRRIFPAIDVVASGTRREELLMSKDETQVVWKLRRVLSALDGQAALELLIGKLKESKSNIEFLLQVNKTTPSTGTSHSTTNGD, translated from the coding sequence GTGACAGAAACTGTTGAAGCCTCTAGCGCAGCTGACGCCGCGGCTACTACCGCGCCGCGTCGCCGCAAGGCTGGCGGCGGCCTCGAGGGCATGCTGCTCCCCGAGCTCAAGCAGCTCGCCGGGACGCTCGGCATCAAGGGCACCGGCGCGCTGCGCAAGGGCCAGCTGATCGAGGCGATCAAGGCCGCTCAGGCCGGCGGTTCCACCGCCGGGGGCGGCTCGACCGGTGGCTCCCGGGCGAAGGCGACACAGCCGACCCTGGACGAGGCCGCCGAGTCCTCCGCGCCCGCGGCGAAGACCGCGGAGGCGCCGGCCAAGCGCGAGGGCGGCAGCCGCCGGACCCGCGCCGCGGCCCAGAAAGACACCCCGAAGGACGAGCCGGCGCAGAACGGCGCCGCCCCCGAGGTGACCGCTCCGGCCGCCGCTGCCGCCACGGCTCAGGCCGAGGCGCCGGCCGTGCACGCCGGGACTGCCGCTCAGAACGGCGCCGCCGAGCGGGTCGAGACCCGTGGCGACGACCGCGGCGACGACCGTGCGGACGACCGCGAGGCCCGCAACCGGGGTCGCGACAACAACCGGGACAACCGCGACGCCAACCAGGGCCGCGACAACCGGGACCGCAACCGCGACAGCCAGAACCGTGATGGTCAGCGTGATGGTCAGCGTGATGGTCAGCGTGATGGTCAGCGCGACGGTCAGGGCAACCGTGACGGCAACCGTGATGGTGGCCGCGACGGCAACCGGGACCGCAACCGCGACAACCAGAACCGTGACGGTCAGCGCGACGGACAGCGCGACGGTCAGCGCGACGGTCAGGGCGACAACCAGCGGAACCGCCAGGACCAGAACGACCGCGGCGAGGAAGGCGACGGACGCCGTCGCCGCCGCCGGGGTCGTGACCGGGACCGCAACCGCGACGGCCAGCCGAGCAACCGTGACGGTGGCCGGGACGGCGGTCGTGACGGTGGCCGCGACAGCAACCGCAACCGCGGCCGCGGCGAGCGGTTCGACGCCGAGCCGACGATCAGCGAGGACGACGTCCTCGTCCCGGCGGCAGGCATCCTCGACGTACTCGACAACTACGCGTTCGTCCGGACCAGCGGCTACCTGCCCGGCCCGAACGACGTGTACGTCGCACTCTCGATGGTGAAGCGCTACGGCCTGCGCAAGGGCGACGCGATCACCGGTGCGGTGAAGCAGCCGCAGGAGGGCGAGCGCAAGGAGAAGTTCAACCCGCTGGTCCGGATCGACACCGTCAACGGCGCCGACCCGGAGATCGCCAAGCAGCGGCAGGACTTCAACAAGCTCACCCCGCTGTACGCGACCGAGCGGCTCCGGCTGGAGACCGAGCCGGGGATCCTCACCACCCGGATCGTCGACATCGTCAGCCCGATCGGCAAGGGCCAGCGCGGCCTGATCGTCTCGCCGCCGAAGGCCGGTAAGACGATGGTGCTGCAGGCGCTCGCGAACGCGATCACCACGAACAACCCCGAAGTGCACCTGATGGTCGTGCTGGTGGACGAGCGGCCCGAAGAGGTCACCGACATGCAGCGCACGGTCAAGGGCGAGGTCATCGCCTCGACGTTCGACCGGCCGGCCGACGACCACACCACGGTCGCGGAGCTGGCGATCGAGCGGGCGAAGCGGCTGGTCGAGCTCGGCCACGACGTCGTCGTACTGCTGGACTCGATCACCCGGCTGGGGCGTGCGTACAACATCGCGGCACCCGCCAGCGGCCGGATCCTGTCCGGCGGTGTGGACTCGTCCGCGCTGTACCCGCCGAAGCGGTTCTTCGGTGCGGCCCGCAACATCGAGGACGGCGGCTCGCTGACCATCCTCGCGACCGCGCTGATCGAGACCGGCTCGAAGATGGACGAGGTGATCTTCGAGGAGTTCAAGGGCACCGGCAACATGGAGCTGCGGCTGCGCCGCGAGTTCGCCGACCGGCGGATCTTCCCGGCCATCGACGTCGTCGCCTCCGGCACCCGCCGCGAGGAGCTGCTGATGTCGAAGGACGAGACCCAGGTGGTCTGGAAGCTGCGCCGGGTGCTGTCCGCCCTCGACGGTCAGGCGGCGCTGGAACTGCTGATCGGCAAGCTCAAGGAGAGCAAGTCGAACATCGAGTTCCTGCTGCAGGTCAACAAGACCACCCCGTCAACTGGTACGTCGCACAGCACCACCAACGGCGACTGA
- the thrB gene encoding homoserine kinase, whose protein sequence is MPATSANLGPGFDAFGLALTLYDDLIVTPCGSGVTVQVSGCGEGEVPLDESHLVVRSIRAGLEALGASVPGFTLRCENRIPHGRGLGSSSAAIVGGLAAAYALAGEPVDRERLVVLANELEGHPDNVAAAALGGFTIAWTEGETGRAIKLEPAEGLAAVAYVPDNRVLTKEARGLLPGVVSHTDAAANAGKAALLVAAMTGRSELLLTATEDRLHQEYREPAMPESLALVHKLRGSGLAAIVSGAGPTVAVLGGQTGKGAGQSDLYGGTPEPPDGWTRYELGIDPVGVQVWSMEAG, encoded by the coding sequence GTGCCCGCGACGAGCGCCAACCTCGGACCGGGCTTCGACGCGTTCGGGCTCGCCCTGACGCTGTACGACGACCTGATCGTCACCCCGTGCGGATCCGGCGTGACCGTTCAGGTGAGCGGATGCGGCGAAGGCGAAGTACCGCTGGACGAGTCGCATCTCGTGGTGCGGTCGATCCGGGCCGGGCTCGAGGCGTTGGGTGCCTCGGTGCCCGGATTCACGTTGCGGTGCGAGAACCGGATCCCGCACGGTCGCGGGCTCGGGTCGTCGTCGGCCGCGATCGTCGGCGGTCTCGCGGCGGCGTACGCGCTGGCCGGCGAGCCGGTCGATCGCGAGCGTCTCGTCGTACTGGCGAACGAGCTCGAAGGGCATCCGGACAATGTCGCGGCAGCAGCCCTTGGTGGGTTCACGATCGCTTGGACGGAAGGCGAAACCGGCCGGGCCATCAAGCTGGAACCGGCCGAAGGATTGGCTGCGGTTGCTTATGTACCTGACAATCGCGTGCTGACCAAAGAGGCGCGCGGACTGCTGCCGGGCGTTGTTTCCCACACCGACGCAGCGGCGAACGCGGGCAAGGCCGCGCTGCTCGTCGCGGCGATGACCGGGCGGTCCGAATTGCTGCTGACCGCGACCGAGGACCGGCTGCATCAGGAGTACCGCGAACCGGCCATGCCCGAGAGCCTCGCGCTGGTGCACAAACTGCGCGGCAGCGGTCTGGCCGCGATCGTCAGCGGAGCCGGCCCGACCGTTGCCGTGCTCGGCGGTCAGACCGGCAAAGGCGCAGGTCAGAGCGATCTTTACGGCGGTACGCCGGAGCCGCCGGACGGCTGGACGAGGTACGAGCTGGGCATCGATCCAGTCGGCGTGCAGGTCTGGTCGATGGAAGCCGGCTGA